One genomic window of Gossypium hirsutum isolate 1008001.06 chromosome D11, Gossypium_hirsutum_v2.1, whole genome shotgun sequence includes the following:
- the LOC107910842 gene encoding chaperone protein dnaJ 20, chloroplastic — MEISLSTNKLVSTPTKLGFRRKSQVISCRVDNFAARERGKTNFYKVLSLDSENVGLAEIKKAYRRMVLEYHPDVCPPSAREESTQRFLELQMAYETLSDPVSRQTYDYELGLVNPDPISHQMYDYEMELVNPMGFGFGNYMTDERRPNFQRDVKKRSQSSMQRMKNRYR, encoded by the coding sequence ACAAAATTAGGGTTCCGACGAAAGAGTCAAGTCATATCATGTAGGGTTGATAATTTCGCCGCCAGGGAAAGGGGGAAAACCAATTTTTATAAAGTTCTTTCTCTTGATTCCGAGAACGTCGGTTTAGCTGAAATAAAGAAGGCTTATAGAAGAATGGTTCTTGAATATCATCCCGACGTTTGCCCTCCTTCAGCAAGGGAAGAATCGACCCAGCGATTTCTCGAGCTTCAAATGGCTTACGAAACTCTTTCGGATCCGGTTTCTCGTCAAACGTATGATTATGAATTGGGCTTGGTTAATCCGGATCCGATTTCTCATCAAATGTATGATTATGAAATGGAGTTGGTTAATCCAATGGGGTTTGGATTTGGGAATTATATGACGGACGAAAGGAGACCGAACTTTCAGAGGGATGTTAAGAAACGATCTCAGAGTAGTATGCAGCGGATGAAAAATAGGTACAGGTAG